The nucleotide sequence GAATTATTCAAAAACCGTCGAGCTACTGTATCGTTAGGCTACATTGGATTGTATGAAGTTGCTTCAGCTTTCTTCGGTGGCGAATGGGAAACAAACCCAGAAGCAAAAGCTTTCACACTTGATATCGTCAAAGAATTAAAAGCTAATGCAGATGCATGGGGGGATGAATATGGTTATCATTTCAGTGTCTATTCAACTCCAAGTGAAAGTCTAACTGACCGTTTCTGCCGTTTGGATACAGAAAAATTCGGCATCATCGAAAATATCACAGATAAAGAATATTATACAAACAGTTTCCACTATGATGTGCGTAAAAACCCAACGCCATTTGAAAAATTGGAATTTGAGAAGGATTATCCAAAATATTGTTCAGGTGGATTCATCCACTACTGTGAATACCCTATGCTCCAACAAAATCCGAAAGCTTTAGAAGCTGTATGGGATTTTGCATATGACAAAATCGGGTATCTTGGTACGAATACGCCAATCGATCATTGCTATCAATGTGGTTTCGAAGGTGATTTCAAACCGACAGAACGAGGGTTCGAATGTCCAGAATGTGGAAATCATGATCCAAAAACATGTGATGTAGTCAAACGTACTTGTGGCTATTTAGGAAATCCGCAAGCTCGTCCGATGGTACATGGCCGCCATAAAGAAATTTCCTCACGTGTGAAACACATGAAATGAGGTTGTGAAAAAGCTGTCCTGCATCAAGTAATAAGAATAGCTAAACAAAAATAGTTCCTCATATTTTTCGTTTAGTTGGGCTTATTACTGCAGATGCAAGCTTTTGAACACCGTTTATTCAGAATAAGAGGCTATGACAAGTCTTTTTTCACCACCCTCTTTCGATGGCTTTGTATCTTTGAACGCCCTCTATCAAAATAAGAACAAGCTTTCTTGAACAATGGATTTAGGTCAGTTTGTTCTTATTTATGTGGTCGAGTAGATTTTATCTTCAATAGCTATATCTTTGAACCTTAAATGAAAGAAGTTTTTTTATGAGAAATCCAAAACCAAAAGAATGGTTAGCAAAAGACTACAGCCAAAACTATATTGCTGACTACAAACCGTTTAATTTTGTCGATGGTGAAGGTGTCCGCAACAGTCTTTACGTTAGTGGCTGCTTATTTGCCTGCGAAGGCTGCTTCAACAAAGCTGCACAAAATTTCCGATATGGCAAACCATTCACACCTGAATTAGAAGAACAAATCATCGCTGACTTGCGCAACGATTACGTGCAAGGATTAACTTTACTTGGTGGCGAACCTTTTTTGAATACAGATGTTTGTCTGCAAGTCGTACGACGTATCCGAAAAGAGTTCGGTACGACAAAAGATATCTGGTCATGGACAGGCTATACCTTTGATGAATTGCTACAAGATTCAGAAGATAAATTAGAACTCCTTTCGCAAATCGATATCCTTGTTGACGGACGCTTTGAATTAAGCAAACGTGACCTAAAACTACAATTTCGCGGAAGTAGCAACCAGCGGATCATTGACGTCCAAAAATCTTTAGAATCCAATCAAGTTGTGATTTGGGAAAAATGTACGGATGCAACAGAAACCTATGAACAAATCAAAAAGCAAGACTTGATATAAAAACAGCTTTGGGAGAGAAAACGGATTTCCGGTTTCAACTCTCAAAGCTGTTTTTATATTTCTTGATTTTCCCATAATGGAAGGACGATGTTTTCATAAGTCATCGGGTCCAGATTCGTCAAAGTAATCCCTAACAATCGGATTCCTTTTTCTACTCCCAAGATTTCCTCCCATATAAGGCTTGCTTGATAAAAGAGTGCTTCTTTTTTATAGATATATTCTGGCAATGTCACTCTTTTGGTCACAGTAGAATAGTCCGTGTACCTGACCTTCAAAACTACTGTTTTCCCATGTTTTTGGACTCTTCTCAGTGCTTCTTCTACTTTTTCAGCTAGTTGGCGCAACTGAGTCAGCACTGCTTCTTCCGTTTGCAACGGCTGCCCATAAGTATGCTCTTTTCCCACAGATTTTCGCTCTCTTGTAACGTTTACTGGAGAATCATGGATTCCTCTGACTTTACGATAAAGAGAATAGCCCATTTTTCCAAAATTTCGAATCAACATCATTTCTGTGCATTCATATAGGTCTTTTCCTGTATAAATCCCTAGCTCATGCATTCTAGGTACAGTTTTCTTCCCTACCCCATGAAATTTTTCAATTGGCAAAGCTTTTAAAAATGGCACAGCGTCTTGAGGGGCAACTACCGTGATTCCTCTAGGTTTTTGATAGTCTGATGCTAATTTGGCCAAAAACTTATTGTAACTTACTC is from Enterococcus faecium and encodes:
- the nrdG gene encoding anaerobic ribonucleoside-triphosphate reductase activating protein; the protein is MRNPKPKEWLAKDYSQNYIADYKPFNFVDGEGVRNSLYVSGCLFACEGCFNKAAQNFRYGKPFTPELEEQIIADLRNDYVQGLTLLGGEPFLNTDVCLQVVRRIRKEFGTTKDIWSWTGYTFDELLQDSEDKLELLSQIDILVDGRFELSKRDLKLQFRGSSNQRIIDVQKSLESNQVVIWEKCTDATETYEQIKKQDLI
- the dinB gene encoding DNA polymerase IV — encoded protein: MMELQFPLHNDTSRKIIHIDMDAFFASVEERDHPEFRGHPLVIARHPSDTGGRGVVTTANYEARKFGIHSAMSAQKAYELCPQAIFKPGDHHKYSDISKQVREVFYRYTDIVEPVSIDEAYLDVTENKINCKSAIKIARMIQADIWESVQLTCSAGVSYNKFLAKLASDYQKPRGITVVAPQDAVPFLKALPIEKFHGVGKKTVPRMHELGIYTGKDLYECTEMMLIRNFGKMGYSLYRKVRGIHDSPVNVTRERKSVGKEHTYGQPLQTEEAVLTQLRQLAEKVEEALRRVQKHGKTVVLKVRYTDYSTVTKRVTLPEYIYKKEALFYQASLIWEEILGVEKGIRLLGITLTNLDPMTYENIVLPLWENQEI